The Gemmatimonas sp. region ATCGGATTGGCCGACTCGGTCGCCAACGTGCGCGTCGCCGCCACCGATAGTCTGTCCGTCGTCTTCGGCCGCGACACGGTCAGATGGCGTCGCGTGTGGGAGCGCGACACGCTGCTCGCGGTTCGTCGATTGATGCTCGCGCACGTGCGACGCAATGCACTGACGCTCTTCGATGCCGAGGTCGCGACCTGGGAACAGCACGCGGATTGGCGATACCGCATGGCGGCGCTCGAGCACCGCCCGCGCGCCGCGGACGCGGACCGCGTACTCGCGGCCGAAGCGTTCATGGCCGATGCCGATCCCCGTATTCGCAGTGCCGCACTGCAGCGTGTTGGCAATTCCGTCGATGGCAGCCTGTCGGAGCGCATGCGCGTGCTGGCGGAACGGGCCAGCACCGATCGCGATTCAATCGTCCGAGTCATTGGCCAGCGACTGCTGTCCCCACGGGACACCACGGCACGTGCGCCACGGCGCGTAGTGGCGGATTCACTCGTGGCGCGACCACTGGCGGAGTACGAGCGCCTGGTCCGCCAGTGGGGCGCGGCGGGCAGCCGTCAGCCTGTCGCCGTGATCGAGACGGATCATGGCGTGGTCACCCTGCAGCTCTTCGGGCGCGAGGCGCCATTGGTGGTCGAGTCGTTTGTCCGGCTGGCGAAGGCGGGGTTCTACCGGAACACCGTCTTTCATCGCGTGGTACCCAACTTCGTGGTGCAGGACGGCGATCCGCGCGGAGACGGCACGGGTGGCCCCGGGTTCTCACTTCGCGAAAGCTTCTCCCGACAGCGTCACCAACGGGGGTGCCTCGGGCTCGCGACGTCGGGTCCCGATACCGGCGGAAGCCAGTATTACCTCTGTCACTCCAGTCAGCCGCATCTCGACGGCGCGTATACGGTGTTCGGAACGGTGCTGTCCGGATTCGATGTCATGGATCGCATCGTGCAAGGTGATCGCATGGTGCGCATCCGCATTCAGTGATCCGCCCCACGCTTCGACGACACGACTTCATGCCCGAACGAGCCCGATTCGCCATATGCTCCAGGACCGCCGCAGCGGGGATCGCCCTTGTCTCGGCGTTGCTCGTTTCCTGCGCTCCCGCGGCGCGTCCCCTCGTTGGATCACCGACCCGGGCCATCCTGCCTCCGACGAACATGGCGGCCGGGTCGCAGATTCTCCGGTTCACGTGGACCTACAAGGACGAAACATTCGAGGCCAATGGTGACGGAGCGGTTCGGGCGCAGGCTCCCGATCGGGCGCGCCTGGATTTCTTTCTTAAGAACGGCATGGCTGGCGGCTATGCGATCCTGCTCGGCGACTCCCTGTTCGTTCCTGGCGTCGACCTGGTGAAGCGCCTTCTGCCGCCGGTGCCGCTGCTGTGGTCCAGTCTGGGCCGCCTCGCATTGCCGCCCAGTAGGGATACGACCGCCCGGATCGACGGCGACACGCTGCGTGCCGATCTGGGCGTACTGCGGGGACGCGATGCATCCGGGGCCGACGGTCGCGCGTGGCGCCTCGCCTTCGGCGGCACCACGCTCGCGCGGGTCGAACGGATTGAAGACGGCAAGGTCATCGAGTGGATGTCGCGTCGGCGCGGCGCCAACGGGCAGTGGCAACTGCAGTATGTTCATGAGCGAGGCAAGCGGCGTCTGGCCATTGCCGTGACCGATACCACGACTGTCGAGGGATTCGATGACGCCATCTGGCGCCGTCCGTAGGATCGCACGCGCCGCACGGGGCACTTTCGCTCTGCTGTTGGCGGCGTCGCTGGTGGGTGGCTGCTACGGGTTCTCCGGAGGCGGCGGACTGCCGAAACAGTTGAAGACCGTGGCCATCGAGCCGTTCGACAATCAGACGGCGGTGCCTGAGCTGCAACGCGAAGTCTTCGAGCAGCTGCGCGCAGCGCTGCGCGATCGTCTCAATCTGCGCGAAGCGCCCGTTGCCCGAGCGGACTTGGTGGTGCGCGGTACACTGGTGAAGTACGACGTCGACTTGCCGGCCGGTGTCAGCGCCGACGGCCGCCAGACCACGTCGACGCGGCGACGGCTGATCATCGTGCTTGATGTTGAGATCATCGATCAGACGACTGGCCGCACGCTCCTCACCAAGAAAGGGCTGCAGCGCGAAGGACAGTACGCGGAAGGTGGTGAGGCCGTAGGACGCAAGAACGCGCTCGAAAGCCTGATTTCCGACCTCGTGGAAGGCGTGCAATCCCAATGGTAACGCGCGATGCCCCCCGGTTCCCGTCGTCGAAAGTCATGACGCTGGAGGCGGCCGCCAGCTGGCGCCGCACCGTTCGTGGCGCTGTCGTGTTTACCAACGGTGTCTTCGATCTGCTGCATCCTGGCCACGTCGATGTCCTCGACCGCGCACGTCGTGAGGGCGCGGCGTTGATCGTGGGTATCAACAGCGATGCATCAGTCAAGCGCCTGAAGGGACCTGAACGGCCGATTCGCACGGCCAGCGAGCGCGCCGTCGTGTTGGCGGCGCTGGAGGCGGTCGACGCGGTCGTGCTGTTCGAAGAGGATACGCCGATCGAACTCGTGCGCGCCCTCGAGCCCGATGTCATCGTGAAGGGCGGCGATTATTCACCAGACACTATCGTTGGCGCGGACCTGGTGACCGCACGCGGTGGACGCGTGGTGGTTATTCCGCTCGTCGACGGACACTCCACAACTTCTACCATCGAGAAATTGCGTGGCTGACCCTACCGTGAACGGATCCGACGTGACGAGTGACGAGCGCCCTCTGCTTTCCACTCGGGTTGGACGCGCCAACGATGAAACGCGGCCGGCGCGGCTGGAGCGTGGGGCCGTGCCGTATGCGGAAGGCTCATGCCTCGTGTCCTTCGGCGAGACGAGCGTGTTGTGTGCCGCCTCGGTGGAGACCGGTGTCCCCGGTTGGCGTCGTGGGTCTGGAGAAGGGTGGGTGACGGCCGAGTACTCGATGTTGCCGCGTGCGACCAAGACGC contains the following coding sequences:
- a CDS encoding peptidylprolyl isomerase, which encodes MRGNRTLDRRRIVALIAGAGMTAAGCASTNAGARTGLGPRAARMTALDVRHDAQLMAMLDVRRADTLLVDTLLIDGDPDRRARTALAIGQLRMRARFPHLRRLLTDGDTLIAANAAYALGVAKDTQAVAALARAIGGAPDPVAREAAWALGEIGEPSRTVLSVALGDGLAAPLRGSSASLRSAPVRAALVLATVKLRPAPITLVVPWLADTSAQVVRSASYVIGRLRAPAGVRALLAVRSHPDDEVRQYVARALTRTTVGDSLAVLAREALSAFQRDADWRVRANAAGSVSTFGTSVLDAVQIGLADSVANVRVAATDSLSVVFGRDTVRWRRVWERDTLLAVRRLMLAHVRRNALTLFDAEVATWEQHADWRYRMAALEHRPRAADADRVLAAEAFMADADPRIRSAALQRVGNSVDGSLSERMRVLAERASTDRDSIVRVIGQRLLSPRDTTARAPRRVVADSLVARPLAEYERLVRQWGAAGSRQPVAVIETDHGVVTLQLFGREAPLVVESFVRLAKAGFYRNTVFHRVVPNFVVQDGDPRGDGTGGPGFSLRESFSRQRHQRGCLGLATSGPDTGGSQYYLCHSSQPHLDGAYTVFGTVLSGFDVMDRIVQGDRMVRIRIQ
- a CDS encoding LptE family protein — encoded protein: MTPSGAVRRIARAARGTFALLLAASLVGGCYGFSGGGGLPKQLKTVAIEPFDNQTAVPELQREVFEQLRAALRDRLNLREAPVARADLVVRGTLVKYDVDLPAGVSADGRQTTSTRRRLIIVLDVEIIDQTTGRTLLTKKGLQREGQYAEGGEAVGRKNALESLISDLVEGVQSQW
- the rfaE2 gene encoding D-glycero-beta-D-manno-heptose 1-phosphate adenylyltransferase — encoded protein: MTLEAAASWRRTVRGAVVFTNGVFDLLHPGHVDVLDRARREGAALIVGINSDASVKRLKGPERPIRTASERAVVLAALEAVDAVVLFEEDTPIELVRALEPDVIVKGGDYSPDTIVGADLVTARGGRVVVIPLVDGHSTTSTIEKLRG